Within Kutzneria chonburiensis, the genomic segment GATCCGAACGACGCCGTGCGCGACTTCCTGCAAGCGCTCGGCGTGGCCGCCGCCCAGGTGCCCACGGAGCCAGCGGCGCGGCTCGGACTGTTCCGCAGCCTGCTGGCCGAACGGCGCTGCCTGCTGCTGCTCGACAACGCGCGCGAGTCGGCGCAGGTGCTGCCGCTGCTGCCGGGACGGTCGCGGTCGCTGGTCATCGTGACGAGTCGAGGACGCCTCGACGGCGTCGTCGCCGCGACCGGCGCGCGGCCGATCACGCTGGATCTGCTCAGCCGTGACGACGCCGTCGACCTGTTGTCGCAACGCCTTGGTGCAGAACGCATTGCCGCCGAACCTGTGGCCACGGACGCGATCGTGGACCGCTGCGCGCGGCTGCCGCTGGCACTGTCCATTGTGTGCACGCGGATCCTCGCGCAGTCGAGCGAGTTCCCGCTCGCCGACATCGTGGCCTCGCTGTTCGGCCCACGGTTCTCGCTGGACGCCTTCGCCGCCTCCGATCCGAGCGTCGACATCCGCGCCGTGCTGCGGTCCTCGTATACCTCGCTGTCGGACGGCGCAGCGCAGATTTTCCGGCTGCTGGCACTACATCCCGGGCCCACCGTTGGCGTGCACGCGGCGGCGAGCTTGGCGGCGGTACCGGTACGTACGGCCGCGGCGCTGCTGCGTGAGGTCGCGGACGTGCACCTGGTCACGGAGACCGCGCCTGGTCGCTACGGCTGGCACGACCTGCTGCGCGCGTACGCCACGGAGCAGTTGGAGACCACCACCGAGGGCGAGGCCGCGTTCCAGCGTCTCGCCGACCACTACCTGCTGACCGCGGACTGCGCGGCCCGCAAGGTGTCGGCGCAGAACGACGGCCCGGCGCCGTGTCAGCCGGCGGAGGGCGCCGTGTCGGTGGAGCTCGCCGACCAGGAGCAGGCCGTGCTCTGGTACATCACGGAGCGGCCGGCGACGATGCGCGTGCTGGAACTCATGGCCGCGCACGGACTGCACGAGCACGCGTGGCGCTTCGCCTGGGCGCTACGGCAGTTCCAGGATCGCCAGCAGCACTGGTACGACCTCACCGACGCCCACGCCATCGCCCTGCGGTCGGCGACGGAGGCCGGCAATCCGATCGGCATGGCCTACGCCCATCGCGGGCTGTCGCGGGCCGAATGCCGGCTGTCGCGCCTGAAGTCCGCGCGTAAGCACATGGACGAGGCGCTCGCGTTGTTCGAGCAGGCCGGCGCCACGGCGGCGCTGGCTTACGCGCTGCGGCAGTACACCTGGGTCGAGGAGTTGGACCACGCCCCCGAGCGAGCGCTCGAGCACGCTACCCGCGCGCGTGACCTGTTCCGCGACCTGGCGTGGGGGCCCGGCGTGGGCGTCGCGACGATGACGATGGCCCGGTACTACAGCATGCTCGGCCGTGACGAGGAAGCCGTGCCGCTGGTGTACGAGGCGCTCATGCTGCTGCCGCCCGGCGACAATGCCGAGCTGGTCGGCGCGTGGGAAGTGCTCGGCGAGGCCTATTACCGGCTCGGCCGGTACGAGGACGCTATCGGCGCCCACGAGAACGCGGTGAAGGTTTTCGCTGCACTCCGCGCGGACGCCGACCAGGTCTCGGTGCTGCTGCGCATCAGTACCTGTCTGTTGGCGATGGAGCGGCGGGACGAAGCACGTGAGGTGCTTCGCCGCGCCGCCGCCATTCAACGCACGCTGTGCCCGGCCGCGATGGGCCCCACGATCCGGGTCGAGGATTGGGCCCAGTTGCTGACCGTCGAGCAGTGAACCGTCACTCGACGAAGATGTCGACCGACGGCCGCATGCCCGCGCACACGCGCAGCACCTCGTGCACGACATGCTCCTCGAATTTTGCAAACTCCTCAAGATTGACGGACTGCTCGTCGTCGATGACCGGGTAGGCGCGCTGCGTCAGCGCGTAGTCGAAGCGCGGCGCCCACTTGCGCGCGCCGAGCCGGGCGGTGATCGAGCAGTTGTCGACCAGGTAGGCGATGCCGCGGGCGTGCATGTACGGGTTGAGCGAGTCGACCGCCTCGATCACCGACTCGTTGGCGATCTCCGAGTAGGGGTGGCCGAACTCCAGCAGCGCGTCGATCTGGGCCATCATCACGCCGATGAACACGCCCGCCGTGAACGGGTCCAGCGGGATCTCGTCGGGCACCCGGTCGGCCCGCACCTTCTGGCCGACCCGCCACATGTCGGCCTGGTCGATCTTGCCCATCGGGAACCGGGGCAGCCGCCTGCCGGCCAGCACGACGCTGCGCACCTCGTCGCCGGAGCGGACCTCGTCGTAGATCTCGTGGATGAGTTCCAGCCCGACCGGGTAGCTCACCGAGTACGCCTCGGCGAACACCTGCTTTTCGTCAGAGTCGAGCTTTTTGAAAACGCCGAGCATTCCGTCACGCGAGATGATCCGTGAAATCGGGCCCGTGACCGACTCGGCGGAGTGCCGGAACGCCTCCTCGTCGCTCATGCCGTGGTCGCGGAACCGCCGGTACAGGCTCTCCACGATGCCGTGCAGGCCGCCGGCCAGGATGCCGCGCTCGCCCGACAGATCCGAGAGGTACTCGGATCGCAGCGTGGTCCGGAACGTGTACGGCGCGCCCAGACCGATCGACCAGCCCAGCGCGCGGTCGACCGCCCGGCCGGTGACGTCCTGGTGCACGGCGAAGCTGGCGTTGATGCCGGCGCCGTTGACCTCGCGACCCTGGAGGTACAGCGCGCGGACCGAGGCGCCCATGCCCTTCGGGCAGACTGCGATCACGTCGACGTCGGTGGGGAACGCGCCGCCGACCAGGTCGAGGTGGCCGAGCAGGAAGCCGTGGGACAAGCCGAGCGTGGTGCCCGGCTTGAGTGCCGCGAACACGTCTTCATAGGTCTCGGCCATCGCGCCGTCCGAGATCAGCAGGATCACCATGTCGGACTCGCGGATGACGTCGTACATCTCGCCCAGCGTGCCGTCCTCCGGCGAGAAGCCGGCCTGCACGGCGGCGTCCCACGACGCCGAGCCCCGCCGCAGCCCGACGGCCACGCGCACGGCGCCGCCCAACGAGTCGCGCAGGTTCTGCGCCTGCGCCGAGCCTTGCGGGCCCCAGCCGATCACGCCCAGCCGGCGCACGCCCTCGAAGGCCGCTGGCAGCCGGTCGAACAGGTGCCGGCCGCCGCGCACGATCGGCTCCTGCCGGTCGGCGACGGCGATGTACTCCTTGTCGAACACCTTCGTGTCGAAATCCAGATCCATGACAGCTCTCCTCACGCGCCGACGGGGGCGGGAAGTTCAGTGGAGACGTGCCGGGTCTCCGGCAGCCCGAGCAGGCACAGCAGGCTCACCACGGCCGAGCCCGCCACGTACCAGCCGACGGCGGTCGTGCCGTTGGCGGCGGCCAGCGCTGCGGCGATGGTCGGGGCGAGCGCGCCGCCGAGCACACCGCCCAGGTTGTACGCGAACGACGACGCCGAGTACCGGTAACGCGCGTCGAACAGCTCCGGCAAGAACGCGCCGAGCGGCCCGTACACCCAGCCCATGGCACCCAGCCCCAAGGCGAACGCGACGCCGATCGACAGCGCGGTGCCCACGCTGAGCAGCGGGAACATTACGAGGCCGATGACGCCGGTGAACACGCAGCCGACGATCAGCACCGGTTTGCGGCCGTAACGGTCGCCGGCCAGGCAGGACAGCACCGTGGTCAGCGCCATCGCCCAGATCGCCGCGACCAGCAGGCCCAGTGCCTCCGACTTGGGCAGCTTCAGCGTGGTGGTGACGTACGACAGGCAGAACGTCGTCGTGACGTAGAAGACGACGTAGCAGGTGATGATCGTGCCGCCGCCCAGCAGCAGCCGCAGCGGCGCCTTGCGCAGCATGTCCACCAGCGGCAGCCGGCTCTGCTCACGCCGTCGTACCACCTCGGCGAACACCGGCGTCTCGGACAGCCGTAGCCGTACCACCAGCCCGACGACGACCAGCGCCGCCGACGCCAGGAACGGGATTCGCCAGCCCCACGAGCGGAAGGCGTCGTCCGACAGCGCCGCGGACAGTGCGAGGAACAGTCCGTTCGCGGCGAAGAAGCCGATCGACGGGCCGAGCTGAGGGAACGTCGCGTACCAGGATCGGCGGCCGGCGGGTGCGTTCTCCACGGCGAGCAGCGCGGCACCGCCCCACTCACCGCCGAGGCCGATGCCCTGTAGGAACCGCAGCAGCACCAGGATCACCGGCGCGGCGACGCCGAGCGTCGCGTAGCCGGGCAGCAGGCCGATGGCCACAGTGGACAGGCCCATGGTCAACAGGGACGCGACCAGTGTCGCCTTGCGGCCGACCCGGTCGCCGAAGTGGCCGAACAGCAGGGAGCCGAGCGGCCGGCCGATGAAGGCCACCGCGAACGTCGCGAACGACGCCAGTGTGGCGTTCACCGGAGCCAGAGTCGGGAAGAATGTCGTGTTGAGCACCAGCGCCGTTGCCGTGCCGTAGATGTAGAAGTCGTAGAACTCGATCGCGGTGCCGATGAAGCTGCCGACGGCGATCCGGCCGATGGCGTAGGTGCTGCTCACCGGGGCCATGCTGGGACAACGCCGATGATGGGGCAACCCAACTGCCCGATCGGGTAGCCGAACCGTGCCGCGGCGCTGGCGGCTACGCGACGTCTACGGGCCGTATATGCGCCGCTGTTAGTTTCCCCGCTGAAAGATTTGTCCGGTGTCGACGGTCGAGGGGAGTGCGCCGATGGCCCACGACGGCACGCTGGTCGGTCGGAGCCGCGACCTGGCCCGGATCGACGAACTTCTCCTCGGCGACGGCACCGCACTGCTGCTGTCCGGCGAGCCCGGGGTGGGCAAATCAGTGGTGCTCGACGCCGTGGCCCGCGCCGCGGCCGCCAACGGCGTGCGGGTGCTGCGCGCCGACGGCGTCGAATTCGAGGCCGACATGGCCTTCGCCGGCCTCAACCAGCTGCTGCTGCCGGTCATGACCGCCGCCGACGGGCTCGACGGTCCCTACCGCGACGCGCTGCACGTCGCCGTCGGACTCGGAGACGGCGTGTCCCCGGGCCGGATGGCCGTGTCCAACGCCGTGCTCACGCTGCTGCGGGCCGTGGCCGTCGACCGCCCGTTGCTGCTCGTCGTCGACGACTTGCAGTGGATGGACCGGTCCAGCGTCGGCGTGCTGGGCTTCGTCGCCCGCCGACTGAGCGGCACTCGGGTCGGCGTCATCGCGGCGTCGCGCCTCGCCGAGGGCGTCTTCCCCTGCGGCACCATGCCCGAGTACCAGCTGCCGCCGCTCGACGACCAGTCCGCGCGACTGCTCGTGGGCGCGCGGTTCCCGGGACTGGCCGAGCGGGTGCGGCAGCGGGTGCTGGACGAAGCCCGCGGCAACGCGCTGGCGCTCCTCGAACTCCCCGCGGCGCTCACCGGTCCACAACAGACCGCACAGGCCAGCTTGCCCTCCGTGCTGCCGCTCACCGACCGCCTGCGCGCGCTGTACGCCTCACGCATCGGCGGGCTGTCCGGTTCGTGTCGACGCCTCGTGCTGCTGGCGGCGCTCGACGGCACCGGCGATCTCCAGGTCGTGCTCCAGGCGGCCGACTCACGTGACGACCTGGCTCGCCTCGCCGAGGTAGAGCGCGACCAGCTGATCAACGTAGACGAAGGTCGAGGACGCCTCGCCTTCCGACACCCCCTGATCCGCGCCGCCGTCGTCGAGGAGTCCACCAGCGCCGAACGCCGTGAGGCGCACCGGGCGCTGGCCGGCGTACTGGAGTCGCAGCCCGACCGGCTCGCGTGGCACCTGGCCGAGGCTGTGCTGCGACCGGATGAGCACGTCGCCGAGCTGCTCCAGCAGACAGCGCACCGCATGCTGCAACGTGGCGACTCCGTCGGTGCCGTGGTGGCCTTGACCCGGGCGGCGCACATCAGCCCGCCCGGCGAGGGCCGCAGTCGGCGCTTCGCCGAGGCCGCCTACATAGGCGCCGAGGGGGCTGGCGTGCTGGCCCACGCATCCGAACTCCTCGCAGACGCCCGCCGCGCCGGCCCCGAGACGCTGCACGCCGCCATCGCGGCCGTCTACCTGCTCATCAACGACGACGGCTCGATGGACACCGCCTACCGGCTGCTCGTCGGCGCCATCGAGGCCGACCACGACGACGCCGCCCTGGCCGACGCTCTGCACGCGCTGCTTTTGGTGTGCTGGTGGAGCGGGCGTGAGGAGTTGTGGCGGAGCTTCCACGCGGCGGTCGAGCAGCGGAAGTCCGAACTGCCGTTCGTGCTGCGGCTCACCGCGTTGACGTACCCCGACCCGGCGCGCACCGCCAAGCTCGCGCTGCCCGACGCCGACGACCTTGTTGCCGCCGCCCACGACGAGACCGATCCCGCGGTCATCGTCCGCATCGGCGTCGCACTGTTCTATCTGGACCGGCTCGTGGACGTGCGTGACGCCATGTGGCGCGTCGTGCGCAACGGCCGCGACGGCGGACCGCCACGACGTCACCTCACGGCGCTGATGATCATCTGCCTCGACCACTACCTGACCGGCGAGTGGGACGAGGTCGCGCGGGCGGCCGAGGAGGGCATTGCCGTGTGCGACTCCTCCGGCTACCGCTTCTTCCGGTGGTACTTCGACTACATCACCATGCTGCTCGCCGGCGCCCGCGGTGACAGCGCCACGGCGTTCCGGCTCGGCGAACGGGTCGTGCGTTGGGCAACGCCGCGTGGCGCCGGCACCGCCGTCGTCTACGCCAACCAGGCTCGCACGCTCGCCTGCCTGGGCAGCGGTGACTACGAGCGCGCGTACCAGTACGCCACGGCGGTGACGCCCGTAGGCTCGCTCGCCTCGCACGTGCCGCACGCCATGTGGGGCGCCATGGACCTCGTCGAGGCGGCCGTGCGCACCGGTCGTCGCGCGGAGGCCGCCGCGCACGTCCGTGCGTTGCAGGAGGCCGACATTGCCGCACTGTCGCCTCGCTTCGCACTCATGGTGGCCGGAGCGGAGGCGCTGTGCGCCACCTCCGACGACGAGGCGCTGCGGTTGTACGAGAAGGCCCTTTCCACGCCGGGCGTCGAACGCTGGCCGTTCGAGGCGGCGCGAGTGCGCCTCGCGTACGGCGAGCGACTGCGCCGCGCCCGCGCCATCGTCGAGGCACGTGGCCCGTTGGCCGACGCCCTCGCCACGTTCGAATGGCTCGGGGCGCAGCCGTGGGTGCAGCGCACCCAGAAGGAACTCCGCGCCGCCGGGCAGTCCACCCCATCCACTTCTGATGGTGCGCTTCCTTTGACGCCCCAGGAGCTCGAGGTCGCCCAGCTCGCCGCCTCCGGTCTGACCAACAAGCAGATCGCCGAGCGACTGTTCTTGTCGCACCGGACGGTCGGCGCCCACCTCTACCAGATCTTCCCCAAGCTCGGGATCACCTCGCGAGCCGCACTGCGCGACGCCCTGGCCGCCGTCGGCTGACCACAACTTTGCAAAACTCCTCCAGTCCGCAAAACTCCTCGGCTTTGCCAAACTCCTCCGGCGCGTGCAACCTCCTCTGGTTCGCCGAACATCTCGACGTCGTGCAACCTCCTCCGGTTCGTCGAACTGCTCGACCTCGTGCGAGCTGGTCCACTTCATCGACGTACTACTTGGCGGCGAAGTCGACCAGAGCCTGGGTGACCTCCTCGGCGTGCGTCCACAGCAGACCGTGCGGCGCGCCGTCGATCTCGAGGTATTCGGCGCCCGGCAGCATCGCTCGCAACGGCCGGCCGGTGGCGTCGATCGGCAGCATGCGGTCGGCCGTCCCGTGCACAATCAGCGCCGGCACGTCGATCTGGTGGACGTCCTCGCGGAAGTCGGTGATCCACGTCGGCACGGCCGCCGCCGACGCGTATGCCGACGCGTCGACCGCCACCTGCCAGCTCGCGCGCACGACCTCCTCGCTGACGCGAGAACCGAGGAGCTCGTCAAAGTTGTAGAAGTTTTCAAAATAAGTCGAGAAGTACGCGTACCGGTCTCGTTCGACCGCGGCCAGCACGCCGTCGAAGACCGACAGCTCGACGCCGTGCGGCGTGGCCGACGTCTTCAGCAAGAAGGGCTGCATCGGGGCGAGGAACGCCGCCTTGGCCACCCGGCATGAGCCGTACGTGCTCAGGTAGCGGCTCACCTCGCCGGTCCCCATGCCGAACCCGACCAGCACCGCGTCGGACAGGTCCAGCGCCATCATCAGGCAGTCGAGGTCTGCGGCGAAGGTGTCGTAGTCGTACCCCGTGGTCGGCCGCGACGACCGGCCGAAGCCACGCCGGTCGTAGGTGACGACCCGATGGCCGGCGGAGAGCAGGCACGGTAGCTGCTTCTCCCAGGAGCGGCCGTCGAGCGCGTAGCCGTGGATCAGCACGACCGGCCGGCCGACGCCGTGATCCTCGTAGTACAGGTCGATGTCGGTCGTGTTCTCCTCACCGACCCTGACGAACGGCATGGTGGCTTCCTTCTCGCGCCGGCTGTTTGTCCCCCTCCCAGCATCGGCCCCGACCACCCGGCTTCACATCAGTCAAACAACTGCACCCTTCCCGGACTGTCAGGGAGTTACCGGTCACGGAGCTGCCGACCCGGCCGGTTCTCTGGCTGGGGGTGGTCGTTCTCAGCTGAATCCAGCCACACTCGACCGACGCTGTCGCGTCCGTGCCGCCGAGGAGCATCACATTTCGGCCGCGGACCCGGCGACCGGTCCCGTTGAGCTACGAGACGCGCAGGCTGCCCTTGCGTCAAATTTCACAAACCGAGGAACGCGCGCATTCTGTGGGCCAGCGGCCTGCTTGGGCGCGTCGTGCTGGCGTCGCGTGGCGCGCATATCCCGCTGGGTGTATCGCTTGGGCCGCTCAGGGAGCCGGTAGCTACGTTGCCCTCGTCCCGGCATCGAATCTGGCGAATGGCCGACGTAGCTGATGGCGAACAGCCGTACTGTCGGCAACCGTTCGTTGTAATAGCGAGTTGGTGGCCATCGGCCCCTATTTCTCGCTGTGCAACGGTATCGACACCGTCGGTATTGCTGGTGAAGTCGTCCAGCCGTCTCGGTTGCGCCGTGTTTGGTCGCTGTTTTTCCGAAATGCCGCCGAATGTGGTTGCAGGCTGACTGCTCGTAACGTCGAGGGGCGGCGGCCTCCCGTGCCCACTCCTCGTGACGGGGTGCGCCAACCGGTGCTCACACCGGCGAGCTAAGAGATGGGCGTCACAAACGCAGCGTGGCACCGTGGTCAACCGACCACGGTGCGTTGTGTATGCCCAGGAAAAGAAGTGCCCCCGGCAGGACTCGAACCTGCGACCAAGTGATTAGAAGTCACTCGCTCTGTCCGCTGAGCTACGGAGGCTTGAGGCGTGCAGGCACACGCCCCGTGAGGTACATCGCTTCAGACGCCCCAGTCGTTTCCGGTTGACCCTCATTCGGATGATCACGATATGGACAACCACCGTGGGTGCCGCTTTCTGTACGCGGTGTTGTCAATCCGTCTTCGGGTTCACCGGATCGGGGCGGCGCTTGATGCGCGCACCACCAGTTCCACATCCAGTCTCACGGGTCTGCTCGGTCTGCCGCCGTCCAGCAGCGTCAGTGCCAGCTCACCGGCGAGCCGACCCTTCTCGACCAGCGGCTGACGGACCGTGGTCAGCGGCGGATCCGCGACACCTGCCGGCGGTGTGTCGTCGAATCCGACCACCGAGACGTCCTGTGGCACCGACAACCCGGCGTCGCGTGCGCCCTGGAGGGCGCCCAACGCCAGCTCGTCGGACATGCAGAGCAATGCCGTCGGCCGTGGGCTCTGTTGTAACAACCAGCGGGCGGCGGTCCGGCCGTGCTCGCGGTCGCTGGCCCCGGCCTCCCAGACCGGCACCTTCTCCGGTGCGATCCCGGCGTCCGTCAGTGCGTCCATGTAGCCGCTCAGCCGTTCGCGTGTCACGCGGAACGGTGATCCCGTACGGCGCTCCGGATCCGCCGGGCCCGTCCGACCGTCCGGTTGAAGGGTGAGCGAGATCACGCCGAAGTCGCGGTGGCCCAGGTCGGTCAGATAACGGCCGGCGGACTGCGTTCCGCCGAAGTCGTCGAGTTCGACACGCGCCGTGCCGCCCGTCGCCGGCTGGTCCACAACCACCATCGGCAGCCGTCGCTGGCGTACCGCGGTCAGCGCCGGCGCGGTGTCCGGGAGCGAGTACGCCACGACCACGTCGGCCTGCGCGCGGGCGACGCTGTCCGGGCGCGGTCCGCCCGACTCGTCGCCAGGCAGCAGCACCAGGGCGTGGTCACGGCCGTCGACCGTGGCGGCCAGGGCGTCGAGCATGATCGTCAGCGCTGGGTCGGAGAAGGCGCTGGACAGGCCCGATCGCAGCATGAAGGCGACCGCCGCGGATTTGCGCGTGGCCAGGCTGCGGGCGACCGGGTCCGGTCCGAGGTAGCCGAGCCGGTCGGCGACCTCCAGGATGCGCGTGCGTAGACCGGCCGAGAGCTGGTTGGGCCGGTTGTAGGCGTTGGACACCGTGGCCCGCGAGACGCCGACGGCACGGGCGACCGTGTCCAGCGTCGGGCGGCGGGTTTGCTCGGTGTCCACAGGAAGAGCGTAGTTGGCGTGCAGGGGTGGGCTGACCCACTGGACTGTTCTGAAGCGCTTCAGTACAGTCGCGTTCCAGTCGAAGGGGGTACGAATGCTGGCCAAGAGCACCGCTGTGTTCCTCGTGTTCGTGCTCAACGGAGTCGTGTTCGGCTCATGGGCCGCCCGCGTGCCGGCGCTCGCCGCCCAGGTCGGCGCCACGCCGGCCGGGCTCGGGCTGTCGCTCTTCGGTGTCAGCGTCGGGCTCATCGTCGCCGCGCCCATCGCCGGGCGACTTTGCGCCGCCTTCGGCTCCCGTGCCGTCATGGTGCTCGGCTGCGTCACCGGCTTCGTCGTGCTGCCCGTGCTCGGCCTGACGACCTCGCCGCTACAACTCGGCCTCGTGCTGTTCGTCCTTGGGCTGACTGTCGGCACCCTCGATGTCTCCATGAACATCGCCGCCGTCACCGTCACCCGGCTGCTCGACCGCCCGCTCATGCCGGTGTTTCACGCCGGGTTCAGCGTCGGGGGTCTCGTCGGTTCTCTCGTCGCCGTGTTTTCCGCCGCTGTGCACTGGAGCCCGTTGCGCCAGTTCTCCATCCTGGCCGTGATTGGCGTTGCCGCCGTCGCGCTCATCCTCACTTCGCTGCCGGCCGAGGCCGGGAGCGGTCCCGTAGCCGGTCAGGTGACGTCGTTGTCGCCGGTCCATCGCCCGTCCGGCGGCCTTTGCTCTGGCTGCTGGCCTTGATCGCGCTGTGCTCCGCCGTCGCCGAGGGCGCCTCGGCCGACTGGACCGCGTTGTTCCTCGTCCGCGAACGCGGTGTGCCCGAGTCCCTTGCAGCCGCTGGTTACTCCGTCTTCTCCATCGCGATGGCAGTGACCCGGTTGTGCGGTGAACGGGTGGAACGCCGCTGGGGCGCGTACCGAATGCTCGCTTTCGGCGCATCTCTCGCGGCCGTCGGACTTCTCGCCGCCGTCACAGTCCCCGTTCCCGTCGTCGCGTACGTCGGCTTCGCGTTCGCCGGAGTAGGGCTCGCCTTCTCGTTCCCCGTCACGATGGACCTCGCCGGCGCCGCCGGACGGCGTGCCGACGGGACCGGCGGTGAACGCGAGATCGGTTTCGTCACCAGCATCGCTTACGCCGGATTCCTCGGCGGTCCGCCGCTGCTCGGGCAACTCGCCCAGTGGAGCGGCCTCGGCTTCGCGCTCGGCGCCGCCGCCGTCATCGCCGCGCTGATCGTGCCGGGCGTGATTCTGGTGATTCGCGCCCGTCGTCGGGAATGCGCACCGCCCGCTGTCGGTGCGCCGACGATGTGAGCTGCGTCGCGGCCTACCCTCAAGTACGTGGCCGAAGACGTCGTGACCGCCGAGCCCACACCCGGCGCACAGGTTCGCCGACCCGCCGGCATGCTCCCGCTGCTGTTGATCAGCACCGTCATCGCCGCGCTGGTCGCGGCCGTGTTGACGCTGTTCTCCGGCAGCGAGCTGCTGTACACCAACCTGGGGCTGCCCGATCCCGGCGCGATCACCCGCTACGGCATCACCGTCGTCCGCGTCCTCACGGAGGCCGCCTCGACCGTCTGCGTCGGCGCCCTGCTCTTCGCCGCGTTCTTCGTCGCGCCCCAGCGCACCGGGCGGCTCGCCGCCGACGGCTATGCCGCCCTGCGCACCGCCGGCTGGTCCGCCGTTGCCTGGTGTGTCGGCGCCCTGCTCGAGGTGCCTTTCACTCTCGCCGACGCCGAGGGCAAGCCGATCAGCTTCATGCTGAACCCCACTGTCCTGTTCAGCAGCATCAACATCGTCGAGCAGGCCGAGGCCTGGGTCGTCACCGCCGTCATCGTCTTCGTGCTGGCGCTCGGCTGCTTCTTCGCCCTGTCATGGGGGTGGACCGCCAGCCTCTTCTTCGTCGCCCTGATCGGCCTCGTCCCCGTCGGCGCCAGTGGCCACTCCTCGGCCGGCGGCTCCCACGACCTCGCCACCAACAGCCTGCTGTACCACCTCATCGCCGCCGCCATCTGGGTCGGCGGCCTCGTCGCCCTGCTCGCCCATGCCCGCCGCCGCGGCGCCGACCTCGGGCTCGCCACCAGCCGTTTCTCCAAGGTCGCCTTGGTCTGCTGGATCATCATGGCCGCCTCCGGCGTCATCAACGCCCTGGTGCGGCTGCCCGTCACCGACCTCTTCACCACGTCGTACGGCCTGCTCGTCCTCGCCAAGATCGCCCTGCTCGCCGTGCTCGGCGTCATCGGCTACTTCCAGCGGGAACGCGGCGTGAAGGCCGTGCTCGCCACCGGCTCCGGCCGGTCCCTCATCCGGCTCGCCGGCGTCGAGGTGTTGATCATGTTCATCACCCTCGGCGTCGCTTCCGCGCTGGCCCGGACCCCACCGCCGCAGGACGTCTACAGCGCCGTCGGCGATGTCGAGCGCCTCATCGGGTATCCGCTAGACGGTCCGCCCACCGTGTTCCGGCTGCTCTTCGACTGGCGTTTCGACCTCGTCTACGGCACAGCCGCCATCCTCGGCGCCGCCGTCTACCTGCTCGGTGTCCGCCGGCTTCGCCAGCGCGGCGATCAGTGGCCCATTGGTCGCACCATCGCTTGGGTCGGCGGTTGCGCTGCCGTGCTCTTGGCGACCTCCTCCGGCATCGGCCGCTACGCCACCGCCATGTTCAGCGTGCACATGGGCGGGCACATGATGCTCAACATGCTCGCCCCGCCGCTGCTCGCCCTCGGCGGTCCCGTCACCCTCGCCCTTCGCGCCCTTCCCACCGCCGGCAAGGACCGCGCCCCGGGCCTCGCGAATGGCTGCTCGCCGCCGTCCACTCGCCCGTCGCGCGCGTCCTCACCCATCCCGTCGTCGCGCTCGTTCTCTTCGTCGGCTCCTTCTACGGCCTGTACTTCTCCGGCCTCTTCGACGCTGCCCTGAACTACCACTGGGCACATCTCGTGATGAACGCCCACTTCCTGCTCGTCGGCTACCTCTTCTACTGGCCCGTCATCGGCATCGACCCCGCCCCCCGGCGTCTGCCGCCCCTCGGCCGTCTCGGCATGGTCTTCGCCTCCATGCCCTTCCATGCCTTCTTCGGCGTCATCCTGATGAGCATGCAGACCGTGATCGGCCAGAACTTCTACCGATCGCTCTCCCTGCCTTGGGTCACCAACCTGCTCTCCGACCAGCATCTTGGCGGCGGCATCGCTTGGGCCGCCGGCGAGATCCCCCTCCTGGTCGTCATGCTGGCCCTACTCGCCCAGTGGGCCCGTACCGACGAACGGGCCGCCCGCCGGTCCGACCGCCGCGCCGACACCGACGGCGACGCCGACCTCAACGCCTA encodes:
- a CDS encoding ATP-binding protein; the protein is MSTVEGSAPMAHDGTLVGRSRDLARIDELLLGDGTALLLSGEPGVGKSVVLDAVARAAAANGVRVLRADGVEFEADMAFAGLNQLLLPVMTAADGLDGPYRDALHVAVGLGDGVSPGRMAVSNAVLTLLRAVAVDRPLLLVVDDLQWMDRSSVGVLGFVARRLSGTRVGVIAASRLAEGVFPCGTMPEYQLPPLDDQSARLLVGARFPGLAERVRQRVLDEARGNALALLELPAALTGPQQTAQASLPSVLPLTDRLRALYASRIGGLSGSCRRLVLLAALDGTGDLQVVLQAADSRDDLARLAEVERDQLINVDEGRGRLAFRHPLIRAAVVEESTSAERREAHRALAGVLESQPDRLAWHLAEAVLRPDEHVAELLQQTAHRMLQRGDSVGAVVALTRAAHISPPGEGRSRRFAEAAYIGAEGAGVLAHASELLADARRAGPETLHAAIAAVYLLINDDGSMDTAYRLLVGAIEADHDDAALADALHALLLVCWWSGREELWRSFHAAVEQRKSELPFVLRLTALTYPDPARTAKLALPDADDLVAAAHDETDPAVIVRIGVALFYLDRLVDVRDAMWRVVRNGRDGGPPRRHLTALMIICLDHYLTGEWDEVARAAEEGIAVCDSSGYRFFRWYFDYITMLLAGARGDSATAFRLGERVVRWATPRGAGTAVVYANQARTLACLGSGDYERAYQYATAVTPVGSLASHVPHAMWGAMDLVEAAVRTGRRAEAAAHVRALQEADIAALSPRFALMVAGAEALCATSDDEALRLYEKALSTPGVERWPFEAARVRLAYGERLRRARAIVEARGPLADALATFEWLGAQPWVQRTQKELRAAGQSTPSTSDGALPLTPQELEVAQLAASGLTNKQIAERLFLSHRTVGAHLYQIFPKLGITSRAALRDALAAVG
- a CDS encoding alpha/beta fold hydrolase produces the protein MPFVRVGEENTTDIDLYYEDHGVGRPVVLIHGYALDGRSWEKQLPCLLSAGHRVVTYDRRGFGRSSRPTTGYDYDTFAADLDCLMMALDLSDAVLVGFGMGTGEVSRYLSTYGSCRVAKAAFLAPMQPFLLKTSATPHGVELSVFDGVLAAVERDRYAYFSTYFENFYNFDELLGSRVSEEVVRASWQVAVDASAYASAAAVPTWITDFREDVHQIDVPALIVHGTADRMLPIDATGRPLRAMLPGAEYLEIDGAPHGLLWTHAEEVTQALVDFAAK
- a CDS encoding LacI family DNA-binding transcriptional regulator, whose protein sequence is MDTEQTRRPTLDTVARAVGVSRATVSNAYNRPNQLSAGLRTRILEVADRLGYLGPDPVARSLATRKSAAVAFMLRSGLSSAFSDPALTIMLDALAATVDGRDHALVLLPGDESGGPRPDSVARAQADVVVAYSLPDTAPALTAVRQRRLPMVVVDQPATGGTARVELDDFGGTQSAGRYLTDLGHRDFGVISLTLQPDGRTGPADPERRTGSPFRVTRERLSGYMDALTDAGIAPEKVPVWEAGASDREHGRTAARWLLQQSPRPTALLCMSDELALGALQGARDAGLSVPQDVSVVGFDDTPPAGVADPPLTTVRQPLVEKGRLAGELALTLLDGGRPSRPVRLDVELVVRASSAAPIR
- a CDS encoding MFS transporter — encoded protein: MLAKSTAVFLVFVLNGVVFGSWAARVPALAAQVGATPAGLGLSLFGVSVGLIVAAPIAGRLCAAFGSRAVMVLGCVTGFVVLPVLGLTTSPLQLGLVLFVLGLTVGTLDVSMNIAAVTVTRLLDRPLMPVFHAGFSVGGLVGSLVAVFSAAVHWSPLRQFSILAVIGVAAVALILTSLPAEAGSGPVAGQVTSLSPVHRPSGGLCSGCWP
- a CDS encoding MFS transporter, whose amino-acid sequence is MIALCSAVAEGASADWTALFLVRERGVPESLAAAGYSVFSIAMAVTRLCGERVERRWGAYRMLAFGASLAAVGLLAAVTVPVPVVAYVGFAFAGVGLAFSFPVTMDLAGAAGRRADGTGGEREIGFVTSIAYAGFLGGPPLLGQLAQWSGLGFALGAAAVIAALIVPGVILVIRARRRECAPPAVGAPTM